The Raphanus sativus cultivar WK10039 chromosome 2, ASM80110v3, whole genome shotgun sequence genome includes a region encoding these proteins:
- the LOC108840814 gene encoding defensin-like protein 1 — translation MAKFASIIALLFAALVLFAAFEAPTMVEAQKLCERPSGTWSGVCGNNNACKNQCINLEKARHGSCNYVFPAHKCICYFPC, via the exons ATGGCTAAGTTTGCGTCCATCATCGCACTTCTTTTTGCTGCTCTTGTTCTTTTTGCTGCTTTCG AAGCACCAACAATGGTGGAAGCACAGAAGTTGTGCGAAAGGCCAAGTGGGACATGGTCAGGAGTCTGTGGAAACAATAACGCATGCAAGAATCAGTGCATTAACCTTGAGAAAGCACGACATGGATCTTGCAACTATGTCTTCCCAGCTCACAAGTGTATCTGCTACTTTCCTTGTTAA
- the LOC108840812 gene encoding defensin-like protein 1: MAKFVSIITLLFAALVLFAAFEAPTIVEGQQPKFCKKQSKTWSGLCIKSGSCKNQCIRNEKAAHGSCNYIFPIHKCICYYPC, encoded by the exons ATGGCTAAATTTGTTTCCATCATCACCCTCCTCTTCGCTGCTCTTGTTTTATTCGCTGCTTTTG AAGCACCGACGATTGTGGAAGGACAACAACCAAAGTTCTGCAAGAAGCAGAGTAAGACATGGTCAGGTTTATGTATAAAGAGTGGTTCATGCAAGAACCAGTGCATCCGCAACGAGAAGGCAGCTCATGGTTCTTGCAATTATATCTTTCCAATTCACAAGTGTATCTGCTACTACCCATGTTAA
- the LOC108842867 gene encoding defensin-like protein 2A: MTKFDSIITVAFAALVLFAAFEAPPRVEGQKLCKKPSGTWSGLCANSDACRKQCIRLEKARDGTCKYEFPAHKCFCYYPC, translated from the exons atgACTAAGTTTGATTCCATCATCACTGTCGCCTTCGCTGCCCTCGTTCTCTTTGCTGCGTTTG AAGCACCACCAAGGGTGGAAGGGCAGAAGTTATGCAAGAAGCCGAGTGGGACATGGTCAGGACTCTGTGCAAATAGTGATGCGTGCAGGAAACAGTGCATCCGTCTCGAGAAAGCACGAGATGGTACTTGCAAATATGAATTCCCAGCTCACAAGTGTTTCTGCTACTACCCATGTTAA
- the LOC108842866 gene encoding uncharacterized protein LOC108842866, whose protein sequence is MERESSTPQLFTTTVKKKKKRKKLFIIISMCLMALSDAVLGNLATIYVAVIIAIKVYGLVSGQSFSAGFVVVVSITTVGVLLAVTLAWDVSRRAADAVSRYNRVVAAGEDLSHRHNHDGGGGICKGGICWHGVAVRSPASQVRFRLPQHIPYGAF, encoded by the coding sequence ATGGAGAGAGAGTCATCAACACCACAACTTTTCACGACgacggtgaagaagaagaagaagaggaagaaactCTTTATCATCATCTCTATGTGTCTAATGGCGTTATCCGACGCGGTTCTCGGTAACCTCGCGACGATCTACGTGGCGGTGATCATAGCGATCAAGGTCTACGGTTTGGTCTCCGGCCAGAGCTTCAGCGCGGGGTTCGTCGTCGTCGTCTCGATCACGACGGTCGGAGTTCTGCTCGCGGTTACGCTCGCCTGGGACGTGTCTCGCAGAGCCGCCGACGCGGTTTCTCGTTACAATCGCGTCGTTGCCGCCGGCGAGGATCTCAGCCACCGTCACAATCACGACGGTGGTGGTGGAATTTGTAAAGGAGGGATTTGCTGGCACGGCGTTGCGGTTCGGTCGCCGGCTTCTCAGGTTCGGTTTAGGCTTCCGCAACATATACCGTACGGAGCTTTCTGA
- the LOC108842865 gene encoding thaumatin-like protein 1b, with protein sequence MALMLPLILLLLSHFFFPGVEPTSFVMVNKCEYTVWPGLLSNAGVPPLPTTGFVLQRGEERTINAPTSWGGRFWGRTLCSTDTDGKFSCATGDCGSGTLECSGSGATPPATLAEFTLDGSGGLDFYDVSLVDGYNVPMLVVPQGGSGQNCSSTGCVVDLNGSCPSELRVTSVDGAKQSMACKSACEAFRTPEYCCSGAFGTPDTCKPSSYSLVFKSACPRAYSYAYDDQSSTFTCAKSPNYVITFCPSPNTSQKSSQDQSSDSRPTTPSGTSATPGGDSRTWSPVDMIYEGALDQSKASTSTSHLSLCGITVTLALAFCRMWLLF encoded by the exons ATGGCTCTTATGTTGCCATTGATCTTGCTCTTGTTATCTCATTTCTTCTTCCCCG GGGTCGAACCGACGAGCTTTGTTATGGTGAACAAATGTGAATACACAGTCTGGCCGGGACTTCTATCCAACGCCGGAGTTCCTCCCCTTCCGACGACCGGCTTCGTCCTCCAAAGAGGCGAAGAGCGAACCATCAACGCTCCAACCTCATGGGGCGGTCGTTTCTGGGGGAGAACACTCTGCTCCACCGACACCGACGGCAAATTCTCCTGCGCCACCGGCGACTGCGGCTCCGGAACCCTCGAATGCTCCGGCTCCGGCGCCACACCACCGGCGACTCTGGCCGAGTTCACGCTCGACGGGTCAGGAGGCCTCGACTTCTACGACGTAAGCCTCGTGGACGGGTACAACGTCCCCATGCTCGTCGTCCCTCAGGGAGGGTCGGGACAGAACTGCAGCAGCACGGGCTGCGTCGTGGACCTGAACGGTTCGTGTCCGTCGGAGCTGAGGGTGACGAGCGTCGACGGGGCGAAACAGTCCATGGCTTGCAAAAGCGCGTGCGAGGCGTTTCGGACGCCGGAGTACTGCTGCAGCGGCGCGTTTGGGACGCCTGACACGTGTAAACCGTCGTCTTACTCGTTGGTGTTCAAGAGCGCGTGCCCACGTGCGTACAGCTACGCTTACGATGATCAGAGCAGCACCTTCACATGCGCTAAGTCGCCTAACTACGTCATCACGTTCTGTCCGTCTCCGAACACAAG TCAAAAATCATCTCAAGATCAGAGCTCAGATTCCAGACCGACGACACCGTCAGGGACGTCGGCAACTCCTGGCGGAGACAGTAGGACATGGTCGCCGGTAGATATGATATACGAAGGAGCTCTGGATCAGAGCAAAGCATCAACGTCCACGTCTCATCTTTCGTTATGTGGAATCACAGTCACTCTTGCGCTGGCATTTTGTCGGATGTGGTTGCTCTTTTGA
- the LOC108840383 gene encoding monocopper oxidase-like protein SKS1, whose product MRYAIVGVLLMFSSVVLELSNAMAPSVSYEWVVSYSERSILGAHKQVIVINDMFPGPILKATAGDVVNVNIFNRLTEPFLMTWNGLQMRKNSWQDGVRGTNCPILPGTNWTYRFQIKDQIGSYFYFPTLLFQKAAGGFGSIRVYSPELVPVPFPQPDGEFDILIGDWFNNDYRDMRASLDNGLSLATPDGILFNGHGPEEAFFAFQPGKTYRLRISNVGLKTSLNFRIQDHDMLLVETEGSYVQKRTLSNLDIHVGQSYSVLVTAKTDPIGCRRSYYIFASTRFSNSYMTGLALIRYPNSPIDPVGPVPAAPESWDYASSVRQTLSIREDLAVGAARPNPQGSYHYGRVNVSRTIILQNDVMSSSNRLRYTINGVSFVFPETPLKLADHFQLKNTIVPDMFPTYPSNKTPRFGTSVVDIRYRDFVHIVFENPLDESQSWHIDGYNFWVVGLGFGGWSESKRAGYNLVDAVSRSTIQVFPYSWVAILIAMDNQGMWNVRSQKAEQWYLGEELYFRVKGDGQEDPRNIPTRDESPIPDNFLRCGRVL is encoded by the exons ATGAGATATGCGATAGTTGGTGTGTTGCTTATGTTCTCTTCGGTCGTCTTGGAGTTGAGCAATGCCATGGCACCTTCTGTTTCGTATGAATGGGTTGTCTCTTATTCGGAACGTTCCATCCTCGGAGCCCACAAGCAG GTCATAGTGATCAACGACATGTTTCCTGGACCGATTCTTAAGGCAACAGCAGGCGATGTAGTAAATGTCAATATTTTCAACCGTTTGACCGAACCCTTTCTCATGACCTG GAATGGGTTGCAAATGAGGAAAAACTCATGGCAAGACGGAGTTCGAGGGACGAACTGTCCCATACTACCGGGTACAAATTGGACGTACCGGTTTCAGATAAAGGATCAGATCGGAAGTTACTTTTACTTCCCGACACTTCTGTTCCAAAAGGCGGCAGGAGGATTCGGGTCAATTAGAGTCTACAGTCCAGAACTGGTCCCGGTTCCATTTCCTCAGCCCGATGGCGAGTTTGACATCTTGATCGGAGACTGGTTCAATAATGACTATAGg GATATGAGAGCTTCACTTGATAATGGTCTCAGTTTAGCAACTCCTGATGGTATTCTTTTCAATGGGCATGGACCCGAAGAAGCCTTCTTTGCATTTCAACCAG GTAAAACATATAGGCTAAGAATATCAAACGTGGGTCTCAAGACATCCTTAAACTTCAGGATCCAGGACCATGATATGCTCCTTGTTGAGACAGAGGGTTCGTATGTTCAGAAACGTACCTTATCTAACTTGGACATCCATGTTGGCCAATCATATTCCGTTCTCGTCACTGCCAAAACCGACCCGATTGGATGTCGCCGCTCCTACTACATTTTCGCCTCAACCCGGTTCAGTAATTCATACATGACCGGTTTAGCTTTAATCCGATATCCAAACTCCCCCATTGACCCGGTCGGACCAGTTCCCGCTGCACCTGAATCGTGGGATTACGCCTCCTCGGTTCGACAAACCCTATCTATTAG AGAGGACTTAGCTGTTGGAGCGGCGAGACCAAACCCACAAGGCTCGTACCACTACGGACGCGTAAACGTGAGCAGAACGATAATCTTACAAAACGATGTCATGTCATCGTCCAACAGACTACGTTACACAATTAACGGCGTTTCGTTTGTCTTTCCCGAAACACCGTTAAAGCTCGCTGATCACTTCCAGCTAAAGAACACGATCGTCCCCGACATGTTCCCGACTTATCCTTCCAACAAAACGCCGCGTTTCGGAACATCAGTGGTCGATATTCGTTACAGAGACTTCGTCCACATAGTTTTCGAGAATCCACTTGATGAGTCGCAGAGCTGGCACATCGACGGTTACAACTTCTGGGTCGTCGG ACTGGGGTTTGGAGGTTGGTCCGAAAGCAAAAGAGCTGGATATAACTTAGTGGACGCTGTTTCTCGGTCGACAATTCag GTTTTTCCGTATTCGTGGGTGGCGATATTGATAGCGATGGATAAT caagGGATGTGGAACGTGAGATCACAGAAAGCAGAACAATGGTATCTTGGTGAAGAGCTTTACTTTAGGGTTAAAGGTGATGGACAAGAAGATCCTAGGAATATTCCGACGAGAGATGAATCTCCCATACCGGATAATTTTCTCCGTTGCGGCAGAGTTCTctga